The genomic window CTTGCGGCCGCTTGGCGATCATCTTGTGAAACGCCTGCTCCAGCGACCACGGGGCGTCGTCGAGCGTCTTTACGAGGCTCGGCAACTCACCGTCGCGATGGGCCATCAGCCGGCCGATCATCGTGTCGGCTTCGTAAACTTTCTTGCCCGTGAGCAGGAACCAGAGCGTGCAGCCGAGCGAGTAGATATCGGCCCGACCGTCGACCCCCTTGGTGTTCGCCGCTTGTTCGGGACTCATGTAGTCGACCGTGCCCATCACTTGCTCGGTGGCGGTGAGGCCGTCATCGCTGTTCTCGATGCGGGCCAGGCCCATGTCGAGAATTTTGACCGTGCCCTTCTTGTCGACGAGCAAGTTCGCCGGCTTGATGTCGCGGTGGATGACTCCTTCGGCATGCGCGAAGGCAAGCCCTTTGGCCGCTTGCAGCACATAGTCGACGGCCTGCTCGACCGAGCACGGACCGTTCTTCTTGACGAGGTCCGAAAGGTCGCCGCCGTCGACGAACTGCATCACCAAATACTTGACGTTGCCGGCCTCGCCCGAGTCGTAGGCCGTGACGATGTTCGGGTGTTCGAGCCGTGCAGCGGCTTGCACTTCACGTTGGAAGCGCTTCACGGCCGCTTCATCGCGCATCGCCGCGCCCGACATCACCTTCAGCGCCACGACGCGCTTCATCCGTCGATGCTGCGCCTTGTAGACGCTTCCCATTCCGCCGGCGCCGATCTCGGAGAGGAGCGAATACTCTCCCATGATCAGCCGCGCGCCGCGGCCGGCGAGGATCTCGGCGGCTTGAAAATCCGTAAGCTTCTTCTGCGCCACGAGAAGCCGGGCGAACGCTTCGCCGTCTTTCGGCCGCTCGGCGGCGGGGCTCGCAGCCCACGACGCCTTCACATCCTCGCCGGTCATGAGACCGGAGGCGACGAGCGATTTTCCGAATTGATCAACCGAAGCGGCCATAGATCCCCCATGAAGTAGCGGGAATCATGATAACCTTCCTTACAGCGGGAGCCACTATGACAGCTGAAAAGTGCTTCGTTGTGTCGATACCGGCTCGCGATCGCGGAGAGTTGTACGCAAACGCCGCGACTGGAGTGAAGTGGGTGCCCCGATCCTCGGTATCTCGAAACATCTCCGGGCGAACGATGGTGCGGGCGGCCGAACCATAGCGTCGGGACGCGAACGCTCGGCTATCGCCGCACGGGGAGTCGTGACTGGATCGCACCCTCGCTCCCGAGTCGCACAAACAATCGCCACTAGCTCCCCTCTTTCCGTCCGAAGCCTGTGAGTAGCGTCTAAGTGCGCACCGGCTAACGACTTCGACTAACACTGGAGCGGGTGTTAGTTCGTGTAAGTCAGCCGAAGCGATTTAGCTAACAGCATCTAACACTCCGTCGAGTGTGAGTTCAAATGCCGTGAATTGCAGCATTTGAGGTCATTTAACACTAATCAGGCGAGAGCGGCAGGCCGAGTTCTCTACGCCGGTCTGCCGATGCCTCCCTCGCGACCGTCTGAGGCCCGCCACCGGTCAACGTCCGG from Planctomycetia bacterium includes these protein-coding regions:
- a CDS encoding serine/threonine protein kinase, with the translated sequence MAASVDQFGKSLVASGLMTGEDVKASWAASPAAERPKDGEAFARLLVAQKKLTDFQAAEILAGRGARLIMGEYSLLSEIGAGGMGSVYKAQHRRMKRVVALKVMSGAAMRDEAAVKRFQREVQAAARLEHPNIVTAYDSGEAGNVKYLVMQFVDGGDLSDLVKKNGPCSVEQAVDYVLQAAKGLAFAHAEGVIHRDIKPANLLVDKKGTVKILDMGLARIENSDDGLTATEQVMGTVDYMSPEQAANTKGVDGRADIYSLGCTLWFLLTGKKVYEADTMIGRLMAHRDGELPSLVKTLDDAPWSLEQAFHKMIAKRPQ